GCAAGTGTCCAAAATGCTACAATTTTTTCGGATTTGCCACAAAAAATTTTTCAAAAAATTTTGCCGTAATTATTTCAAAAGTAGGGTAATATAAAATATTAAAGGGCTTTAGTATTATTTCTCTACAAATCTGCTAAAATAAAAACACGATTTTGACTTTTATCAAGAAAATTATGGATTTATTTTTAGGTAATGTCAAAAATGCTAGATCGAACTTGACTTTTTACAAAACAAATTGCTTTTGAATGCTACTCATATTATAAAATAAAACTCCAGTTAATCTTATTTAAGAACTATGGCTGGAGTTGTCTATGTGCAGATTTTTAAGTGAAAATATAAAGCATGTTTTTGTTAAAATATCAACTACTCAGGTTAGCTTCAAAAACTGCTTTAGCCCAACCACGAGGGGTTAATGAGCGCAAAACCTTCGTCTTTTTACTCTTGCCGCCTAGATGTTTCCAGGACCAACAATATCCAATGTGATCTACTGGTTTCTTTGGTGGAACTTTGAACCCATTTCCATACCAAAGAGATGTTTTCTTAGTATAAGCATCAAACTTAGGCATTTTAGGGTGAAATTGTGCTTCTTCGCCAGATAAGTAGCCGCCATATTCATATGGATCAAAGTATGAATCTGGTTTCCTCCATTTTGTTGCTAATTGAGACACAGGATTCTCAACAACCCAAGGACATTGATACTTTTCTCCTAACATTTGAACGTATTTTGCAGATCTTACAGTTTCATCTTTTTGATCGGTTGTT
This genomic stretch from Actinomycetota bacterium harbors:
- a CDS encoding DNA cytosine methyltransferase, producing MSKVIYCLYDGSGIAGLDAAKAGHSVFCFNADSANHGAYFIKMDHPNLHYINLWIDEDFDEKRKLMSIPDPDFIFAFPDCTHVAVSGAQHDKTTDQKDETVRSAKYVQMLGEKYQCPWVVENPVSQLATKWRKPDSYFDPYEYGGYLSGEEAQFHPKMPKFDAYTKKTSLWYGNGFKVPPKKPVDHIGYCWSWKHLGGKSKKTKVLRSLTPRGWAKAVFEANLSS